A genomic window from Luteolibacter sp. LG18 includes:
- a CDS encoding AraC family transcriptional regulator yields the protein MYSTLQRPLFGMDHMEVPSKTIPPELLQLLADNLPREMFTTDGSLDFSKVEKRDFWGRMDRNQDLASEGLNALEESIVRPFVVMAKIAEYLRRNYRTPLGLTAIADQFGMKPVRLRRSFKKIFKMAPLEYLMNVRIENAKKLLASTTKGINDVAVEVGFYDHSALTKQFLKITGENPSAYRSKKREEIFDMLVKFG from the coding sequence ATGTATTCCACATTACAACGACCGCTTTTTGGTATGGATCACATGGAAGTTCCGTCGAAAACGATTCCACCGGAGCTGCTACAGCTATTGGCCGACAATCTCCCCAGGGAGATGTTTACTACCGATGGATCGTTGGATTTTAGTAAGGTCGAAAAGAGAGATTTTTGGGGACGAATGGATCGAAATCAAGATCTAGCATCGGAGGGACTGAATGCCTTGGAAGAGTCGATTGTGCGCCCATTTGTCGTGATGGCGAAGATAGCCGAATACTTGCGGAGGAATTATCGGACTCCACTGGGTCTCACCGCCATAGCGGACCAATTTGGAATGAAGCCCGTAAGGCTTCGGCGGTCGTTCAAGAAGATATTCAAGATGGCACCCTTGGAATACCTGATGAACGTGAGGATCGAAAACGCAAAAAAGCTACTGGCGTCAACCACGAAGGGCATTAACGACGTTGCCGTCGAGGTTGGGTTTTATGATCATAGTGCGCTGACGAAACAATTTCTGAAAATAACCGGTGAGAATCCGTCGGCATATCGATCAAAGAAACGGGAGGAGATATTTGATATGCTGGTGAAGTTCGGTTGA